One window of the Rissa tridactyla isolate bRisTri1 chromosome 9, bRisTri1.patW.cur.20221130, whole genome shotgun sequence genome contains the following:
- the PASD1 gene encoding circadian clock protein PASD1 isoform X1 has translation MDEDEKDRAKRASRNKSEKKRRDQFNVLIKELCTMLQGHGHPLKMDKSTILQRTIDFLQKQKEITAQTEACEIRQDWKPSFLSNEEFTQLMLEALDGFLIALTTDGIIIYVSDSVSSLLGHLPSDLVDQNILNFLPEREQSEVYKLLSPHVLMTDPVAADFLNAEKQIEFCCHLARGSLDPNEPLMYEYVKFVVDFKYFTHVPTPSCNGFESAIARAFRSATEEQICLVATVRLVTPQFLKELCNVEEPCEEFTSRHSLEWKFLFLDHRAPPIIGYLPFEVLGTSGYDYYHADDLELLARCHEHLMQFGKGKSCYYRFLTKGQQWIWLQTHYYITYHQWNSKPEFIVCTHLVVSYAEVRAERRRDLGLEESSIELASSSLKSHSSYLDVGHCGSSQDASREGVSLSSHSSRRSSHTALSDSASTSSMRHTDTSTPTRPSVPGGQAEKAALRLASAGSAQAIAAPQAPGEHLPQHPVAQPAVPSQHAVMPVYHFPTQLGMMHQLKEQLEERTRILQADIKTQQEELHVIKEQLQLVQDSNLQMLMQQPIPVVFNNVQHPSPRRPPPPGTPRQTTAKKSQQQGLMGTKHYCSTHLLSPRQFLRDPCGTATQVQQQQQHLMRGNQAQQTCLPGQTSISVPLYNNPMVFSQTHPIAVAAQMPADGSERQPQSDYSQDRSLRMLLDQSIQAMMPAANGSGQPAQSSASRQQGKFVAEQQILPPPIQMQPITCSTVRPPAPSPIFSPSLMIPHTSFTSHQANTPVHLHQWPQQQVQQHRLYLQMQGPEPVPGGPTQRIFQSPHTPQQNPLSCFLHPQQQNRHAQGQPCNLPDLPEMQLP, from the exons GGCATCACGCAACAAATctgaaaagaagaggagagaCCAGTTCAATGTCCTCATCAAAGAGCTTTGCACGATGCTGCAGGGCCACGGCCACCCTCTCAAGATGGACAAGTCCACAATACTGCAGAGGACCATCGACTtcttacagaaacagaaag aaatCACAGCACAGACAGAAGCCTGTGAGATTAGACAAGACTGGAAGCCTTCATTTCTTAGCAACGAGGAGTTCACCCAGTTGATGTTAGAG GCACTAGATGGCTTTCTCATTGCTCTTACCACTGATGGGATTATTATTTATGTATCTGATAGTGTCTCATCTCTACTTGGACACTTACCG TCAGATTTGGTGGACCAAAATATATTAAACTTTCTGCCTGAGCGGGAGCAGAGCGAGGTGTACAAGCTCCTTTCTCCACATGTGCTCATGACCGATCCTGTTGCAGCTGATTTTCTAAACG cagaaaaacaaatagagTTTTGCTGCCATTTAGCAAGAGGCAGCTTAGACCCAAATGAACCCCTGATGTATGAATATGTGAAATTTGTAgtggattttaaatattttactcaTG TGCCTACACCCTCCTGTAATGGCTTTGAGTCAGCTATTGCACGAGCTTTCAGGTCAGCCACGGAGGAGCAGATTTGCCTCGTAGCTACCGTTCGTCTTGTCACACCGCAGTTCTTAAAG GAGCTCTGCAATGTTGAAGAGCCATGTGAAGAATTTACATCGAGGCATAGTTTGGAATGGAAGTTTTTATTCCTTGACCACAG GGCTCCGCCTATTATAGGATATTTACCCTTTGAGGTTCTGGGAACGTCAGGGTATGATTACTACCACGCAGATGACCTGGAGCTTCTTGCTAGGTGCCATGAACACT TGATGCAGTTTGGAAAAGGCAAGTCCTGTTACTATCGGTTCCTGACCAAAGGCCAGCAGTGGATATGGCTGCAGACACACTACTACATCACCTACCACCAGTGGAATTCCAAACCCGAGTTCATCGTTTGCACTCACCTGGTAGTTAG ttatgcaGAAGTTCGAGCTGAGAGAAGGCGAGATCTTGGCCTTGAAGAGTCATCAATTGAACTGGCATCCTCTTCTCTAAAG AGCCACAGCAGCTATCTGGACGTGGGGCACTGTGGCAGCAGCCAGGACGCCAGCCGGGAAGGAGTGTCACTGTCGTCCCACAGCTCCCGGCGCTCCTCGCACACCGCCCTCTCCGACTCGGCGT CCACGTCATCCATGCGACACACGGACACCAGCACTCCCACCCGGCCGTCGGTGCCGGGGGGGCAGGCGGAGAAGGCAGCCCTGCGGCTGGCATCAGCTGGAAGCGCTCAG GCCATAGCAGCTCCTCAAGCCCCTGGTGAACACCTCCCTCAGCATCCGGTGGCTCAGCCGGCAGTCCCCTCTCAGCACGCTGTGATG CCCGTGTACCATTTCCCGACCCAGCTGGGGATGATGCATCAGCTgaaagagcagctggaggagaggacTCGCATACTGCAAGCTGACATCAAGACGCAGCAAGAAGAGCTCCACGTCATCAAGGAGCAGCTCCAGCTAGTGCAGGACTCCAACCTGCAG ATGCTGATGCAGCAGCCGATCCCTGTTGTCTTTAACAACGTGCAGCACCCAAGCCCCaggaggccgccgccgccggggacgCCCAGGCAGACCACAGCCAAGAAGTCGCAACAGCAAGGCCTTATGGGGACGAAGCACTACTGCAGCACCCACCTGCTGTCACCGCGCCAATTCCTCAGGGACCCCTGCGGCACGGCCACCCAG gtgcagcagcagcagcagcacctaaTGAGAGGAAACCAAGCCCAGCAAACGTGTCTGCCAGGGCAGACGAGCATTTCAGTCCCCCTCTACAACAACCCCATGGTGTTTTCACAAACACATCCCATTGCAGTGGCTGCACAGATGCCGGCTGACGGCAGCGAAAGGCAACCGCAGTCTGACTACAGCCAGGACAGGAGCCTCAG GATGCTGCTGGATCAGTCTATCCAAGCCATGATGCCCGCCGCCAACGGCAGTGGCCAGCCCGCGCAGAGCAGTGCCAGCAGGCAGCAAGGAAA GTTCGTTGCAGAGCAGCAGATCTTGCCTCCCCCGATACAGATGCAACCGATTACCTGTAGCACCGTCCGACCTCCAGCCCCATCGCCCATTTTCTCCCCGTCGCTGATGATCCCACACACCAGCTTCACGTCCCACCAGGCAAACACACCGGTTCATCTCCACCAGTGGCCACAGCAACAGGTTCAGCAGCACCGTCTCTACCTTCAG ATGCAAGGACCCGAGCCGGTGCCTGGGGGTCCGACACAGCGCATTTTCCAgtccccccacaccccgcagcAGAACCCCCTGAGCTGCTTCCTCCACCCGCAGCAGCAGAACCGCCACGCGCAGGGCCAGCCCTGCAACCTGCCCGACCTGCCCGAGATGCAGCTGCCGTGA
- the PASD1 gene encoding circadian clock protein PASD1 isoform X2, with translation MTDPVAADFLNAEKQIEFCCHLARGSLDPNEPLMYEYVKFVVDFKYFTHVPTPSCNGFESAIARAFRSATEEQICLVATVRLVTPQFLKELCNVEEPCEEFTSRHSLEWKFLFLDHRAPPIIGYLPFEVLGTSGYDYYHADDLELLARCHEHLMQFGKGKSCYYRFLTKGQQWIWLQTHYYITYHQWNSKPEFIVCTHLVVSYAEVRAERRRDLGLEESSIELASSSLKSHSSYLDVGHCGSSQDASREGVSLSSHSSRRSSHTALSDSASTSSMRHTDTSTPTRPSVPGGQAEKAALRLASAGSAQAIAAPQAPGEHLPQHPVAQPAVPSQHAVMPVYHFPTQLGMMHQLKEQLEERTRILQADIKTQQEELHVIKEQLQLVQDSNLQMLMQQPIPVVFNNVQHPSPRRPPPPGTPRQTTAKKSQQQGLMGTKHYCSTHLLSPRQFLRDPCGTATQVQQQQQHLMRGNQAQQTCLPGQTSISVPLYNNPMVFSQTHPIAVAAQMPADGSERQPQSDYSQDRSLRMLLDQSIQAMMPAANGSGQPAQSSASRQQGKFVAEQQILPPPIQMQPITCSTVRPPAPSPIFSPSLMIPHTSFTSHQANTPVHLHQWPQQQVQQHRLYLQMQGPEPVPGGPTQRIFQSPHTPQQNPLSCFLHPQQQNRHAQGQPCNLPDLPEMQLP, from the exons ATGACCGATCCTGTTGCAGCTGATTTTCTAAACG cagaaaaacaaatagagTTTTGCTGCCATTTAGCAAGAGGCAGCTTAGACCCAAATGAACCCCTGATGTATGAATATGTGAAATTTGTAgtggattttaaatattttactcaTG TGCCTACACCCTCCTGTAATGGCTTTGAGTCAGCTATTGCACGAGCTTTCAGGTCAGCCACGGAGGAGCAGATTTGCCTCGTAGCTACCGTTCGTCTTGTCACACCGCAGTTCTTAAAG GAGCTCTGCAATGTTGAAGAGCCATGTGAAGAATTTACATCGAGGCATAGTTTGGAATGGAAGTTTTTATTCCTTGACCACAG GGCTCCGCCTATTATAGGATATTTACCCTTTGAGGTTCTGGGAACGTCAGGGTATGATTACTACCACGCAGATGACCTGGAGCTTCTTGCTAGGTGCCATGAACACT TGATGCAGTTTGGAAAAGGCAAGTCCTGTTACTATCGGTTCCTGACCAAAGGCCAGCAGTGGATATGGCTGCAGACACACTACTACATCACCTACCACCAGTGGAATTCCAAACCCGAGTTCATCGTTTGCACTCACCTGGTAGTTAG ttatgcaGAAGTTCGAGCTGAGAGAAGGCGAGATCTTGGCCTTGAAGAGTCATCAATTGAACTGGCATCCTCTTCTCTAAAG AGCCACAGCAGCTATCTGGACGTGGGGCACTGTGGCAGCAGCCAGGACGCCAGCCGGGAAGGAGTGTCACTGTCGTCCCACAGCTCCCGGCGCTCCTCGCACACCGCCCTCTCCGACTCGGCGT CCACGTCATCCATGCGACACACGGACACCAGCACTCCCACCCGGCCGTCGGTGCCGGGGGGGCAGGCGGAGAAGGCAGCCCTGCGGCTGGCATCAGCTGGAAGCGCTCAG GCCATAGCAGCTCCTCAAGCCCCTGGTGAACACCTCCCTCAGCATCCGGTGGCTCAGCCGGCAGTCCCCTCTCAGCACGCTGTGATG CCCGTGTACCATTTCCCGACCCAGCTGGGGATGATGCATCAGCTgaaagagcagctggaggagaggacTCGCATACTGCAAGCTGACATCAAGACGCAGCAAGAAGAGCTCCACGTCATCAAGGAGCAGCTCCAGCTAGTGCAGGACTCCAACCTGCAG ATGCTGATGCAGCAGCCGATCCCTGTTGTCTTTAACAACGTGCAGCACCCAAGCCCCaggaggccgccgccgccggggacgCCCAGGCAGACCACAGCCAAGAAGTCGCAACAGCAAGGCCTTATGGGGACGAAGCACTACTGCAGCACCCACCTGCTGTCACCGCGCCAATTCCTCAGGGACCCCTGCGGCACGGCCACCCAG gtgcagcagcagcagcagcacctaaTGAGAGGAAACCAAGCCCAGCAAACGTGTCTGCCAGGGCAGACGAGCATTTCAGTCCCCCTCTACAACAACCCCATGGTGTTTTCACAAACACATCCCATTGCAGTGGCTGCACAGATGCCGGCTGACGGCAGCGAAAGGCAACCGCAGTCTGACTACAGCCAGGACAGGAGCCTCAG GATGCTGCTGGATCAGTCTATCCAAGCCATGATGCCCGCCGCCAACGGCAGTGGCCAGCCCGCGCAGAGCAGTGCCAGCAGGCAGCAAGGAAA GTTCGTTGCAGAGCAGCAGATCTTGCCTCCCCCGATACAGATGCAACCGATTACCTGTAGCACCGTCCGACCTCCAGCCCCATCGCCCATTTTCTCCCCGTCGCTGATGATCCCACACACCAGCTTCACGTCCCACCAGGCAAACACACCGGTTCATCTCCACCAGTGGCCACAGCAACAGGTTCAGCAGCACCGTCTCTACCTTCAG ATGCAAGGACCCGAGCCGGTGCCTGGGGGTCCGACACAGCGCATTTTCCAgtccccccacaccccgcagcAGAACCCCCTGAGCTGCTTCCTCCACCCGCAGCAGCAGAACCGCCACGCGCAGGGCCAGCCCTGCAACCTGCCCGACCTGCCCGAGATGCAGCTGCCGTGA